In one Brienomyrus brachyistius isolate T26 chromosome 5, BBRACH_0.4, whole genome shotgun sequence genomic region, the following are encoded:
- the cbx7b gene encoding chromobox protein homolog 7, with translation MELSAIGEQVFAVESIIKKRVRKGNVEYLLKWKGWPPKYSTWEPEEHILDPRLVLAYEEKEQKDRALGYRKRGPKPKRLFLQNVYTMDLRSAHKTPEKPQARLRLSLTRSLAPEPGTELPPCQGGGGMLYRQLAQPRNKQRASQILRLSPQPRTTPPAPNRSNGDWGHREEEEEEMEEEEEDVGQEAESDMLNGPDRAEGWSSSMNEESVTMTERPEGWNPVMGPGEVTVTDVTINSLTVTFREALAAKGFFRDWGLEF, from the exons ATGGAGCTGTCAGCAATTGGCGAGCAAGTGTTTGCTGTTGAATCGATCATCAAGAAGAGAGTTAGGAAG GGTAACGTGGAATACTTATTAAAATGGAAAGGATGGCCGCCGAA ATACAGCACCTGGGAACCAGAAGAACATATTCTGGACCCACGCCTGGTTCTGGCTTATGAGGAGAA AGAGCAAAAGGACAGAGCCCTTGGCTACCGAAAACGAGGCCCGAAGCCTAAGAGACTATTCCTACAG AATGTTTACACCATGGATCTGCGGAGTGCTCACAAGACCCCTGAAAAGCCTCAAGCCCGTCTGCGCCTGTCCCTCACCCGCTCCCTGGCCCCTGAACCCGGGACTGAGCTTCCACCATGCCAGGGCGGCGGAGGGATGCTGTATCGGCAGCTGGCCCAGCCCAGGAACAAGCAGAGGGCATCTCAGATTCTACGCCTCAGCCCACAGCCTCGGACCACCCCACCCGCTCCCAACCGTTCCAATGGAGACTGGGGGCacagggaggaagaggaggaggagatggaggaggaggaagaagacgTCGGGCAGGAGGCAGAAAGCGACATGCTAAATG GGCCAGACCGGGCCGAGGGCTGGAGCTCCTCAATGAATGAGGAGTCAGTGACCATGACGGAAAGGCCAGAGGGATGGAATCCAGTGATGGGTCCAGGAGAAGTGACAGTGACCGACGTCACCATCAACTcgctgacagtgacattcagagAGGCACTGGCGGCCAAGGGTTTTTTTAGGGACTGGGGGCTGGAGTTCTGA